In one window of Pseudobdellovibrionaceae bacterium DNA:
- a CDS encoding FkbM family methyltransferase, producing the protein MSLKSLLQRTLKQPSYLPRRLYWEFLRNVPERILQRRTTHGKMAFSSRDEAIGKYLYLQGQFDWDSTQKAISLLQKLGHLKPAQNALLLDVGANIGTVCIPLVLQNVFTKAWAIEPAPTNLTLLRKNIEMNDLSERLTVKPVALSSVNGTTELFLCEGNPGDHRLAAEGKDGVLMSGEETRPAVTVEMKKLDDVFNEAGLSGANVSLAWIDIQGHEPSMIAGATELLKHHVPLVMEFWPDRLRQHSKAVLDEFFASLEAHYTSYFDLRESHPTSTPLSELKKLMAGEHGPTGSFFTDLVIV; encoded by the coding sequence ATGAGCTTGAAGTCTTTGCTGCAACGTACACTTAAACAGCCCAGTTACTTACCGCGCAGGTTGTACTGGGAATTTTTGAGAAATGTTCCAGAAAGAATACTTCAGCGGCGAACCACCCATGGAAAAATGGCTTTTAGTTCTCGTGACGAAGCCATCGGAAAATACCTTTACCTGCAAGGACAATTTGATTGGGATTCTACGCAAAAAGCCATTTCCCTTTTGCAAAAATTAGGTCACCTGAAGCCAGCGCAAAACGCTCTGTTGCTTGATGTGGGTGCTAATATTGGCACGGTATGTATTCCGCTGGTCCTACAAAACGTATTTACTAAGGCGTGGGCCATTGAGCCTGCGCCCACAAATTTAACTTTGCTAAGAAAGAACATCGAAATGAATGATCTTTCAGAGCGGCTCACAGTAAAACCCGTTGCTTTGTCATCTGTGAACGGAACGACAGAATTATTTTTGTGCGAAGGAAATCCAGGCGATCATCGGCTGGCAGCAGAGGGAAAAGATGGCGTTTTAATGTCAGGTGAAGAGACGCGCCCAGCTGTGACCGTGGAAATGAAAAAACTCGATGACGTATTTAATGAGGCTGGCTTGTCAGGTGCCAACGTCAGTTTGGCATGGATCGATATTCAAGGGCATGAGCCCAGTATGATAGCGGGGGCCACAGAGCTGCTAAAGCATCATGTCCCTTTGGTCATGGAGTTCTGGCCAGATCGACTTCGCCAACATTCAAAAGCTGTGCTGGATGAGTTTTTTGCCAGTCTTGAGGCGCACTACACGTCTTATTTCGATTTGCGCGAAAGCCATCCGACATCAACACCTCTTTCTGAGTTAAAGAAACTAATGGCTGGTGAGCATGGGCCAACGGGAAGCTTCTTTACCGATTTAGTGATCGTTTAA
- a CDS encoding UDP-N-acetylmuramoyl-L-alanyl-D-glutamate--2,6-diaminopimelate ligase → MKLSQLLSVYSQLSWGEFATSEVSQVCVDSRQVKPGCVFVAIKGYSSDGHDFLPQVCHQGAIAVVVEDRSQVPLDYAGAVVVVNDTRVELDRLASRFYEDPAKNFFCVGVTGTNGKTSTAYMVEKILTDFGWPTGVMGTIDHHLGKHRWSSQLTTPDPLTLQKRLCEFNALGAKAAVFEVSSHALHQYRADHIPFDVMVFTNLTRDHLDYHSDMDHYFKAKQRLFREIPLTQTQKSSVAVINTDDPYGRQMEIAPHVKRTTYGKAEADLKFNQIEAGFGGTRFHLSTPRGEAKVFLPIPGEHNVYNAVAAIGVGLAAGVSLKACTESLSQFSGVPGRLEKVPESKKVHVFVDYAHTDQALNAVLSTLQAVRQASSQAGSRIFVVYGCGGGRDKGKRPLMAKVAAEGADVAILTSDNPRHEDPRTIIEDGLVAVPKDLMGQSFFVEEDRRKAIAMALNMANNGDVVLVAGKGHEDYQIIGDEKRPFSDVQVVREILA, encoded by the coding sequence ATGAAGTTATCGCAGCTATTGTCAGTGTACTCGCAACTTTCCTGGGGAGAATTCGCCACATCTGAAGTCAGTCAAGTGTGTGTGGATTCAAGGCAGGTGAAGCCAGGTTGTGTTTTTGTCGCCATCAAGGGGTATAGCTCTGATGGACACGATTTTTTACCACAGGTCTGTCATCAAGGCGCAATCGCTGTCGTTGTTGAGGATCGAAGCCAAGTGCCATTGGATTACGCGGGCGCCGTTGTTGTGGTTAATGACACAAGAGTGGAGTTAGATCGTCTGGCTAGTCGTTTTTACGAGGATCCTGCAAAAAACTTTTTCTGCGTCGGCGTGACTGGCACCAATGGGAAGACCAGCACGGCCTACATGGTAGAGAAAATTTTGACTGATTTTGGTTGGCCTACAGGTGTAATGGGCACCATTGACCATCATCTTGGTAAGCATCGATGGTCCAGTCAACTGACCACCCCAGATCCCTTAACATTGCAAAAACGTCTCTGCGAGTTTAATGCTTTAGGTGCCAAGGCCGCTGTTTTTGAAGTTTCAAGCCACGCCTTGCATCAGTATCGAGCCGATCATATTCCATTTGATGTGATGGTGTTTACGAATCTCACTCGTGATCATCTCGACTACCACAGCGATATGGATCATTATTTCAAAGCCAAACAACGACTTTTTCGAGAGATTCCCTTAACGCAGACTCAGAAATCAAGTGTGGCGGTAATCAACACCGACGACCCCTACGGTCGACAAATGGAGATTGCACCGCATGTGAAACGAACCACCTATGGAAAGGCTGAGGCTGATCTAAAATTTAATCAGATTGAGGCTGGTTTTGGTGGCACGCGGTTTCATCTCAGTACTCCAAGAGGAGAGGCAAAAGTTTTTTTACCCATTCCAGGCGAGCATAATGTGTACAACGCTGTGGCGGCTATCGGTGTGGGTCTAGCTGCGGGGGTTTCCCTGAAGGCTTGCACTGAGTCGTTGTCACAGTTTTCGGGAGTTCCTGGGCGGCTTGAAAAGGTACCAGAGAGCAAAAAAGTGCATGTATTTGTGGATTATGCGCACACCGATCAGGCACTCAATGCCGTCTTGAGTACTTTGCAAGCCGTGCGACAGGCGAGCTCTCAGGCGGGTTCACGAATATTTGTAGTTTATGGCTGTGGTGGCGGTCGGGATAAGGGTAAGCGCCCACTCATGGCGAAAGTCGCTGCAGAAGGGGCTGACGTAGCCATTCTCACCTCTGACAATCCTAGACATGAAGATCCAAGAACCATTATCGAAGATGGTTTGGTGGCGGTTCCAAAAGATCTGATGGGTCAAAGTTTTTTTGTGGAAGAAGATCGAAGAAAGGCCATTGCCATGGCGCTCAACATGGCAAACAATGGAGATGTAGTATTGGTCGCAGGAAAAGGGCATGAAGATTATCAAATCATCGGCGATGAAAAGCGCCCCTTCAGCGATGTTCAAGTGGTAAGGGAGATTCTCGCGTGA
- a CDS encoding ZIP family metal transporter translates to MATLGSGDTFGELGVLSHYPRSADAVAKTKVRVFKILQQDVEDLVASSPEVEKDLLALAKSRISDLEVKTQTETNPEWKKQCLEHLEHEAFSVSSSDILAEGKAASHGNAAVAIWLGILIDGIPESLVIGMLAISTQGISLAFIAGVFLANMPEAMSSAVSMRQHGMSLKKIYLMWGSICFLTGVGAYVGSMLFSGEPTGSAFYLVLAIEGAAAGAMLTMIAETMLPEAYEQGGSVVGLSTLGGFLAALLVKVL, encoded by the coding sequence TTGGCCACCTTGGGTTCGGGTGACACCTTTGGCGAGCTTGGAGTGTTGAGTCACTATCCTCGGTCAGCCGATGCAGTGGCGAAAACAAAAGTGAGAGTTTTTAAAATTCTTCAGCAAGATGTAGAAGATTTGGTGGCATCGAGTCCAGAAGTAGAGAAAGACTTACTGGCATTGGCCAAGTCCCGTATCAGTGACCTAGAAGTTAAAACTCAAACTGAAACGAATCCAGAGTGGAAAAAACAATGTCTTGAACATCTAGAACATGAGGCCTTTTCAGTTTCATCTTCTGACATTCTAGCTGAGGGAAAGGCCGCAAGCCACGGCAATGCGGCGGTTGCCATTTGGCTTGGCATATTGATAGACGGAATCCCTGAATCTTTGGTTATTGGTATGTTGGCCATAAGCACCCAAGGCATTAGCTTGGCATTTATTGCCGGCGTTTTTCTGGCCAATATGCCTGAGGCTATGTCGAGTGCCGTGAGTATGCGGCAACACGGCATGAGTTTGAAGAAAATCTACCTCATGTGGGGATCCATCTGCTTTTTAACTGGAGTGGGAGCTTATGTGGGCTCTATGTTGTTTTCTGGCGAGCCCACGGGCTCAGCTTTTTATTTGGTTTTAGCCATTGAAGGCGCAGCAGCCGGTGCGATGCTCACCATGATTGCCGAGACGATGCTACCTGAAGCCTACGAGCAGGGAGGGTCCGTGGTAGGATTGTCTACGTTGGGCGGATTTCTGGCTGCATTGCTTGTAAAAGTCTTGTAA
- a CDS encoding cell division protein has protein sequence MNGRIVVIFVGFLALWSIVIVRAINLQLLPDEKLNQLRSRQFKQQITLNSRRGTITDRQGKELAITIPTHSLFADPKLIGNPMAVSQKLARYLQLSKKNLYRKIKDPNRRFVWIKRHLSEEQKTKINSWKEPGLAFIDESMRVYPNDRLLSQVMGFVNIDGRGLEGLELKYNKSLAGEGRALKVRRDARGRPLIRNGRWFTDQPEGSSLQLTIDSELQFVLERELEWALEKHDADGAVGVILDATTSEILAIANAPSFNLNLANQYGADIRRNKSVTDAFEPGSTIKTFVVAGSLKKGLSKPNSKYNCENGQLKIGRRTIGEADSTHKFEWLTVSEILAKSSNVGITKMAFELGDSELLKVLKDFGFGQMADVDLPGESAGVLQALPWRPHLLSNIAFGHGMTATPLQVANAYAAIANGGTLNKPYIVKSIVDPESGDEQSFEPEKIRQVLPQSEAAMLRLMLTGVTAPHGTGFNARVPGFPVAGKTGTAQKVNPTGRGYLPGGYVSSFAGFIPANEPKFVIYIAVDHPREEYYGSTVAAPIFSKVANYAVRKAGLSPIILSEKDVMGLPDQFRIEEFSKVSEKSNTVVTKAADTVPPVLGMSLREALRHFELGDKKLKINGQGVIQKTSPATGESFAKAKTIQIWLGETDSLEKTKQ, from the coding sequence ATGAACGGGCGCATCGTAGTTATATTTGTAGGGTTTTTGGCACTTTGGTCAATTGTTATTGTCAGAGCCATTAACTTACAGTTGTTGCCCGATGAAAAACTCAATCAACTGCGAAGCCGCCAGTTTAAACAACAGATCACTTTAAATTCCAGGCGAGGAACCATCACTGACCGACAGGGCAAAGAGTTAGCCATCACTATTCCCACTCACTCCCTTTTTGCAGACCCGAAATTGATCGGTAACCCAATGGCCGTGTCGCAGAAACTCGCTCGTTACCTGCAACTGTCAAAGAAAAATTTGTATCGAAAGATTAAAGACCCCAATCGCCGGTTTGTTTGGATTAAGCGGCATCTTTCTGAAGAACAAAAAACAAAAATTAATTCTTGGAAAGAGCCAGGATTGGCCTTTATCGATGAATCCATGCGAGTGTACCCCAACGACAGATTACTTTCGCAGGTGATGGGTTTTGTGAATATTGATGGGCGAGGCCTTGAAGGATTAGAGCTCAAGTACAACAAATCTTTAGCGGGCGAAGGCCGCGCACTTAAGGTGAGGCGCGATGCCAGGGGGCGACCCCTCATTCGAAATGGCCGATGGTTCACCGATCAGCCAGAAGGTTCTTCTTTGCAACTCACAATTGATAGTGAGTTACAGTTTGTACTTGAAAGGGAACTCGAGTGGGCGCTTGAAAAGCACGATGCTGATGGTGCGGTAGGAGTTATTTTAGATGCGACCACATCAGAGATATTGGCCATTGCGAACGCACCTAGTTTTAACCTCAATTTAGCCAATCAATATGGTGCCGATATTCGCCGAAATAAATCGGTTACAGACGCCTTCGAGCCAGGCAGCACCATTAAAACTTTTGTGGTGGCGGGTTCGTTGAAGAAGGGGCTCTCAAAACCCAACTCCAAATACAACTGCGAAAATGGCCAGCTAAAGATCGGCAGACGAACCATTGGTGAGGCCGACTCCACTCATAAGTTTGAATGGCTGACAGTGAGTGAGATTTTAGCCAAGTCTTCTAACGTGGGCATTACTAAAATGGCTTTTGAGCTGGGAGATTCTGAGCTGCTAAAAGTATTAAAGGATTTTGGTTTTGGGCAAATGGCCGATGTGGACCTTCCGGGGGAAAGTGCTGGAGTTTTACAGGCCTTACCCTGGCGGCCCCATTTATTGAGCAACATTGCCTTTGGCCATGGTATGACGGCCACTCCACTGCAGGTCGCAAATGCTTATGCCGCCATAGCTAACGGTGGAACTCTAAATAAGCCGTACATCGTCAAGTCTATTGTGGACCCCGAGTCGGGGGATGAACAAAGCTTTGAGCCTGAAAAAATTCGCCAAGTGCTACCGCAAAGTGAAGCAGCCATGCTTCGGTTGATGTTGACTGGCGTGACGGCACCTCACGGCACCGGTTTTAACGCAAGGGTGCCAGGGTTTCCGGTGGCAGGTAAAACGGGTACAGCTCAAAAAGTAAACCCAACAGGTCGCGGCTATCTGCCCGGAGGTTATGTTTCAAGTTTTGCCGGCTTCATACCAGCCAACGAACCGAAGTTTGTTATTTACATCGCCGTCGATCACCCCCGCGAAGAATATTACGGATCAACAGTGGCCGCTCCAATTTTTTCGAAGGTGGCCAATTACGCGGTTAGAAAAGCCGGTTTATCACCTATTATTTTAAGTGAAAAAGACGTTATGGGTTTACCTGATCAGTTCAGGATTGAAGAGTTCTCTAAAGTGTCTGAGAAATCCAATACAGTGGTAACAAAGGCGGCAGATACGGTGCCGCCGGTTTTGGGTATGAGCTTGCGTGAGGCTCTTCGGCACTTCGAGCTTGGTGATAAAAAGCTAAAAATAAACGGTCAAGGCGTGATCCAAAAAACCAGCCCAGCAACGGGCGAGTCATTTGCAAAAGCGAAGACCATACAAATCTGGTTAGGTGAAACTGATTCACTGGAGAAAACAAAACAATGA
- a CDS encoding cyclic nucleotide-binding domain-containing protein, translating into MNINLEAFAWGVASAISLPLGAAVGLLLRPRQRINSAFMAFGAGALLFALTIELFAHVPHHVDRHGYAAMLAAGLGAIAGGVLFAVLNQILNNKGAFLRSLSNARHYVTHLHLRRKKKLVNELSKVRILNQLPPKKMAALMGRVTQEQFQAGQTIFKQGDPADEMFFIVQGQVDIVFHENDGAKKNWPPWVRVTPLASLEC; encoded by the coding sequence ATGAATATCAACCTAGAAGCTTTTGCTTGGGGAGTCGCCAGTGCTATTTCTCTTCCGCTGGGTGCGGCAGTGGGATTGTTGTTGCGACCCCGTCAGCGCATTAATTCGGCCTTTATGGCTTTTGGAGCTGGCGCGTTGTTATTTGCATTGACCATAGAACTCTTTGCCCATGTGCCCCATCATGTGGATCGCCATGGTTATGCGGCCATGTTAGCGGCCGGCCTAGGTGCAATAGCTGGTGGCGTGTTGTTTGCGGTTCTTAATCAGATCCTCAACAACAAAGGAGCTTTTTTAAGGAGCTTGTCTAATGCACGACACTATGTGACTCATTTGCATTTGCGCCGAAAAAAGAAGCTCGTTAATGAACTTTCAAAAGTGCGTATTCTCAATCAATTGCCCCCTAAAAAGATGGCCGCATTGATGGGGCGGGTTACTCAAGAGCAGTTTCAAGCAGGGCAAACTATTTTTAAACAGGGTGATCCTGCGGATGAAATGTTTTTCATTGTTCAGGGGCAAGTGGATATTGTTTTTCATGAAAATGACGGGGCGAAAAAAAATTGGCCACCTTGGGTTCGGGTGACACCTTTGGCGAGCTTGGAGTGTTGA
- the murD gene encoding UDP-N-acetylmuramoyl-L-alanine--D-glutamate ligase — protein sequence MEERMNVKDKKILVVGLARTGVALSKFLVSQGANVTVSDHKSKAELADYLEMMDGVDVKYELGGHTPKTFLQQDLVILSPGISPQLKIFEYARSQGVKVTGEFEFASQYIDKPMIAVTGTNGKTTVSHLIKAFLENSGKKVWLGGNTNEPLSSFLISNQDVDIVIAEVSSFQLEHVENFNPRNIVFTNLAENHLDRYRNMEEYVNAKRRIFLNTNQATTSILNADDNAVVELARDPAVQRGRIFYFSRKPSLEPQIMNIGGAVNIGDKIHVRTGPEIEYFDANEIRMRGHHSVENIMAALLTAREHGATHDAIQKTMETYPGLAHRLEYVRRVGGVEFFNDSKATNVHAVKRALDAFEENVILIMGGKDTNLNYKSLAEPIRYKVKNLILVGEAKERINRDVGDYSETFLIGTFEEAVLIAYQKSRIGDTVLLSPGASSFDMFDSYEERGNYFKELVNKF from the coding sequence ATGGAAGAAAGAATGAATGTAAAAGACAAAAAGATTTTGGTCGTAGGATTGGCCCGCACCGGTGTGGCCTTGTCAAAGTTTTTAGTGAGCCAAGGCGCTAACGTTACTGTCAGTGATCATAAATCAAAAGCCGAGCTCGCGGACTACCTTGAAATGATGGACGGCGTAGACGTTAAGTATGAGCTTGGTGGCCACACACCAAAAACGTTTTTACAACAAGACCTTGTTATTTTAAGTCCAGGCATATCACCGCAACTGAAGATTTTTGAATATGCTAGAAGCCAAGGTGTGAAAGTCACAGGTGAGTTCGAGTTTGCCTCGCAGTACATTGATAAGCCAATGATTGCAGTGACAGGTACAAATGGTAAGACCACCGTCAGCCACTTGATCAAAGCCTTTTTAGAAAATTCTGGTAAAAAGGTTTGGCTTGGTGGGAATACAAACGAACCCTTGTCGTCGTTTTTGATCAGCAATCAGGATGTAGACATTGTCATAGCTGAGGTTTCAAGTTTTCAATTGGAGCATGTTGAAAACTTTAACCCACGAAACATCGTGTTCACGAATTTAGCTGAAAACCATCTCGATCGTTATCGCAACATGGAAGAATACGTAAATGCAAAACGCCGTATCTTCTTAAACACAAACCAAGCCACTACCAGTATTCTGAATGCCGATGACAATGCTGTTGTTGAGTTGGCTCGTGATCCAGCCGTTCAAAGAGGACGAATTTTCTACTTTTCTAGAAAACCATCATTAGAGCCCCAGATTATGAATATCGGTGGTGCCGTAAACATCGGTGATAAAATTCATGTGAGAACGGGCCCTGAAATTGAGTATTTTGATGCCAACGAAATCCGTATGCGAGGCCATCACTCTGTTGAAAATATTATGGCCGCTCTGCTCACCGCTAGAGAGCATGGTGCGACTCATGATGCCATTCAAAAAACCATGGAAACATATCCAGGGCTTGCGCATCGCCTTGAGTATGTGCGCCGAGTTGGTGGTGTCGAATTTTTCAACGATTCCAAGGCAACAAACGTTCACGCTGTAAAGAGGGCCCTTGATGCGTTTGAGGAAAACGTGATTTTAATCATGGGTGGTAAAGACACAAACTTGAATTATAAATCATTAGCTGAGCCCATTCGCTACAAAGTGAAGAATTTAATTCTCGTTGGAGAAGCAAAAGAGCGAATCAATCGCGATGTGGGTGATTATAGCGAAACATTCCTTATTGGAACCTTTGAAGAGGCCGTATTGATCGCCTATCAAAAAAGTCGTATCGGTGACACCGTGTTGCTATCTCCTGGGGCGTCCAGTTTTGACATGTTTGATAGCTATGAAGAGCGTGGCAACTACTTCAAAGAGTTGGTAAATAAGTTTTAG
- a CDS encoding phospho-N-acetylmuramoyl-pentapeptide-transferase, which translates to MLYQWLYELSDSISIFNVFRYITVRTFFSFFTAFLVCWMWGPHFIRRLVRKQVGQTVRDDGPQTHLKKAGTPTMGGALILMSVALAVLLWTDVTNFKVLAVLSVTLGFGLIGYLDDSMKVSKKNTKGLSGKLRLFGEFLISAGAVALLILYGQVDTFLHVPFFKDVSFDMGWAYVPFAALVVVGCANAVNLTDGLDGLAIVPVMISSGTFMLFAYVAGHVEIARYLAIPYVAGAGELVPMTAAVIAAGLGFLWYNAYPAQVFMGDVGSLGLGGFLGIMAVMTKNELLLVVLGGVFVVEALSVITQVVSFKMTGKRVFRMAPIHHHFELKGLDETKIIVRFWIISILLAVLSLATLKLR; encoded by the coding sequence ATGCTCTATCAATGGCTTTACGAACTTTCAGATTCGATTTCGATTTTTAATGTATTTCGTTACATCACAGTTCGCACATTTTTCTCTTTTTTTACAGCCTTCTTGGTTTGTTGGATGTGGGGACCGCATTTTATTCGTCGCTTGGTGCGCAAACAGGTGGGGCAGACGGTGCGAGATGATGGGCCCCAAACTCATTTAAAAAAAGCAGGCACTCCAACAATGGGTGGAGCGCTGATTTTAATGAGTGTGGCGCTGGCCGTATTGCTTTGGACAGATGTCACGAATTTCAAAGTTCTGGCCGTGCTATCGGTGACATTAGGATTTGGTCTGATTGGTTATTTAGATGATTCAATGAAAGTCTCAAAGAAGAATACAAAAGGACTTTCAGGCAAACTTCGCTTGTTCGGTGAGTTTTTGATATCAGCTGGAGCAGTGGCCTTGTTGATACTGTATGGGCAAGTTGATACTTTTTTGCATGTTCCGTTTTTTAAAGACGTGAGCTTTGATATGGGTTGGGCGTATGTGCCCTTTGCGGCCCTGGTGGTTGTCGGATGTGCCAACGCAGTGAATTTGACCGACGGGCTTGATGGTTTAGCCATAGTACCGGTGATGATCAGTTCTGGAACATTTATGCTTTTTGCCTATGTGGCAGGCCATGTGGAAATCGCGCGATATTTGGCCATACCCTACGTCGCTGGAGCTGGAGAGCTTGTGCCCATGACGGCTGCGGTTATTGCGGCAGGATTGGGTTTTTTGTGGTACAACGCATATCCCGCTCAGGTTTTTATGGGTGATGTGGGGAGTCTGGGCCTTGGCGGATTCTTAGGAATCATGGCCGTGATGACGAAGAACGAACTCTTGCTCGTTGTCCTTGGGGGCGTATTTGTAGTGGAGGCATTGTCTGTTATTACGCAGGTCGTTTCATTTAAAATGACGGGTAAGCGGGTCTTTCGAATGGCCCCGATTCATCACCATTTTGAATTAAAGGGCCTTGATGAAACTAAGATTATTGTTCGTTTTTGGATCATATCAATTTTGCTCGCCGTATTGAGCTTAGCCACTCTCAAATTGAGGTAA
- a CDS encoding UDP-N-acetylmuramoyl-tripeptide--D-alanyl-D-alanine ligase codes for MNTQFDLDFVVKSTEGTLLHQGPLSFTGIGTDTRKDLEGQLFIALKGENFDAHDFLSAALDAGATGLLVTHLPEDLAARAQKVSVVKVDDTLTALQRLAHTWRMRSKARFIAITGSNGKTTTKGFCDTILSQNYKTVSSHGSFNNHWGVPLTLLTVKPDTEMAVVEMGMNHAGELTTLARIAKPDVAIVTTVGRSHIGYFGSEEKIAQAKEELYLESPKAVHVFNLDNSYTREMWERQKSKPGSGGIKTFSSFKSDADVHMRVIRTGMDHIEVSGHIGNVPGAATVPVFGRQNVVNLMAASALALSVGMPPEEIWKALPKCRTGWGRNQVIQLPSGASVLFDAYNANPESMAALIKNIFEIPSRRLKVMVLGEMLELGDQAEVLHEQLGEMVGNTDVDLIWFIGPSKEAFKRGIERGDFKKSLYLSNTYEEVLALKIGSMIDSQDIIVVKGSRGLKLERVLRAWGAEDL; via the coding sequence GTGAATACCCAGTTCGATTTAGATTTTGTAGTCAAAAGCACCGAGGGTACTCTTTTGCATCAAGGGCCGTTGTCTTTCACTGGAATCGGCACGGACACGCGAAAAGACTTAGAAGGCCAGCTCTTTATTGCCCTCAAAGGCGAAAATTTTGACGCCCATGATTTTCTGTCTGCAGCTCTTGATGCAGGTGCAACGGGACTGCTAGTGACCCACCTGCCGGAAGACCTGGCCGCTCGCGCGCAAAAGGTTTCTGTTGTAAAAGTGGACGACACGCTAACTGCATTGCAACGGCTGGCGCATACCTGGAGAATGCGGTCAAAAGCTCGATTCATAGCCATCACCGGATCAAATGGAAAGACGACGACAAAGGGATTTTGTGACACGATCTTGTCGCAAAATTACAAAACGGTATCCAGCCACGGAAGTTTCAACAATCACTGGGGCGTGCCCCTGACGCTACTTACAGTTAAACCAGACACAGAGATGGCCGTCGTCGAAATGGGAATGAATCATGCCGGTGAGCTGACGACCCTTGCTCGCATAGCCAAGCCCGACGTGGCCATCGTCACTACGGTGGGGCGATCTCATATTGGATATTTTGGCAGTGAAGAGAAAATTGCGCAGGCAAAAGAAGAGTTGTATTTGGAGTCGCCAAAAGCTGTACACGTATTCAATTTAGATAACAGTTACACCCGAGAAATGTGGGAAAGACAGAAGTCAAAACCGGGTTCGGGTGGAATAAAAACTTTTTCTTCTTTCAAATCAGATGCCGATGTTCATATGCGCGTGATTCGCACGGGCATGGATCATATTGAGGTGTCAGGACATATCGGAAATGTGCCCGGTGCCGCTACGGTGCCCGTATTTGGGCGTCAAAACGTTGTGAATTTGATGGCCGCAAGCGCTCTAGCCTTGTCAGTGGGAATGCCGCCCGAAGAGATTTGGAAAGCTTTGCCAAAGTGTAGAACCGGTTGGGGGCGAAACCAGGTGATTCAGTTGCCCTCAGGAGCTAGCGTTCTTTTTGATGCCTATAATGCCAACCCAGAAAGTATGGCCGCACTGATTAAAAACATATTTGAGATTCCAAGCCGACGATTAAAGGTGATGGTTTTGGGTGAAATGTTGGAGTTGGGCGATCAGGCCGAGGTCTTACATGAGCAACTGGGGGAGATGGTCGGCAACACAGATGTGGACCTCATTTGGTTCATTGGGCCCAGTAAAGAGGCTTTTAAGCGGGGAATTGAGCGTGGAGATTTTAAGAAAAGTCTTTATTTATCAAATACTTACGAAGAAGTTCTTGCATTGAAAATCGGCTCTATGATAGATAGTCAGGACATTATCGTCGTCAAGGGTTCACGAGGCTTAAAACTGGAGAGGGTTTTACGGGCTTGGGGGGCCGAGGACCTTTAA